In Caretta caretta isolate rCarCar2 chromosome 20, rCarCar1.hap1, whole genome shotgun sequence, a single window of DNA contains:
- the LOC142069662 gene encoding uncharacterized protein LOC142069662 has translation MVEPSCRTGPYTNEIYVNHEVMVRSPDRRMKRTSPKPAGQGAVEWSDDEIPVYENISVTTDKKNHQPPAEMPPSDPAPIAPSTPQPAKGRTREQKHMLMLYLLMAVCFLMWIALLSLTVVNDQKMTGELKRINAALSQRINQVSKELKEAQVQLGKALAKQKAEEAASMTKPPSS, from the exons ATGGTTGAACCCAGTTGCCGGACGGGGCCATATACGAATGAGATATATGTGAACCACGAGGTTATGGTGAGGTCGCCAGACAGGAGGATGAAAAGAACCAGTCCCAagccagcagggcagggag CAGTGGAGTGGTCTGATGATGAAATTCCTGTTTACGAAAATATATCGGTGACGACTGACAAGAAGAATCACCAGCCTCCAGCAGAAATGCCTCCCTCAGACCCAG CCCCTATAGCTccatccaccccacagcctgccaaAGGGAGAACCCGGGAACAGAAACACATGCTGATGCTGTACCTCCTGATGGCCGTTTGCTTTCTCATGTGGATCGCTCTCCTCTCGCTCACAGTCGTGAACG ACCAGAAGATGACTGGGGAATTAAAGAGGATAAACGCTGCCCTTTCCCAGAGGATAAACCAAG TGTCTAAGGAGTTGAAAGAAGCCCAGGTTCAGCTAGGAAAGGCATTGGCAAAACAGAAGGCAGAGGAGGCAG CCTCGATGACCAAGCCTCCAAGCTCCTGA